In Providencia zhijiangensis, a single window of DNA contains:
- a CDS encoding NUDIX hydrolase, which yields MEHIKHFTATAMICNARGEFLLHEHPKLGIWLPPGGHVDPNEEPQDTVVREVFEETGLRCRVIDCRYPLYSKVNDSKNTLSLAIPLAILKEFIADKHQGDHWHIDMVYLCELIDEETQCNANFHWVSLNKMNDLNLPKDVYELAIMVNEYFQNGSAHSK from the coding sequence GTGGAACATATCAAACATTTTACTGCGACAGCGATGATCTGTAATGCTCGTGGGGAGTTTCTATTACATGAGCACCCTAAGCTAGGTATTTGGCTACCGCCTGGTGGCCACGTTGACCCAAATGAAGAACCACAAGATACCGTTGTTCGTGAAGTGTTTGAAGAAACAGGTTTACGGTGCCGAGTGATTGACTGTCGCTATCCGTTATACTCGAAGGTTAATGATTCAAAGAATACACTCTCTTTAGCTATTCCTTTAGCTATTTTAAAAGAATTCATTGCTGATAAACACCAAGGAGATCATTGGCATATCGATATGGTTTATCTCTGTGAGCTAATAGATGAAGAAACCCAATGCAATGCGAATTTTCATTGGGTTTCTCTGAATAAAATGAATGACTTAAATCTTCCTAAAGATGTGTATGAACTCGCTATTATGGTTAATGAATACTTTCAAAATGGTTCGGCTCATTCGAAATGA
- a CDS encoding LysE family translocator: protein MNEIIAVATITILAVISPGPDFAMVTRNSYSYGTKTGLLSALGIAAGVQVHVLYTIFGVTLIIMSSPTLFMTAKLLGVAYLVYIGFKSLTNKTAINASDDLNPASIPSSFSAFKMGFLTNALNPKTMFFVVSVYTQVIQAGNSQWLNFSYGLFISFAHWVWFSLIALFFAAPLIRNKILKYQFIMDRVIGALLIMLGISLLFFNISS, encoded by the coding sequence ATGAATGAAATTATCGCCGTTGCCACCATCACTATTTTGGCGGTTATTAGCCCTGGTCCCGACTTCGCTATGGTCACCAGAAATAGCTACTCCTACGGCACCAAAACGGGTTTACTCAGCGCCCTTGGTATTGCTGCTGGAGTACAAGTTCATGTGCTGTATACCATTTTTGGCGTAACTCTAATCATTATGAGTTCCCCTACATTATTTATGACAGCCAAACTCCTTGGTGTCGCTTACTTGGTGTATATTGGTTTTAAATCCTTAACAAACAAAACAGCAATTAACGCCAGCGATGACCTTAATCCGGCATCAATACCCTCTTCATTTTCCGCATTTAAAATGGGTTTTTTAACTAATGCACTCAACCCTAAGACGATGTTTTTCGTTGTTTCGGTCTACACCCAAGTGATCCAAGCTGGTAACTCTCAATGGTTAAACTTCAGCTACGGATTATTTATTTCTTTTGCACATTGGGTTTGGTTTAGTTTAATTGCTCTATTCTTTGCAGCACCGTTGATTAGAAATAAAATTCTTAAATATCAATTCATTATGGATAGAGTTATTGGTGCCTTATTAATTATGCTAGGTATCTCTTTGCTCTTTTTTAATATTTCATCATGA
- a CDS encoding LysR substrate-binding domain-containing protein produces the protein MKLPPLTSLRFFDVAARYESIIKAAQELHVTHSAISRQIKLLEEHLGVLLFERRNRAIFLTEEGKLLFQTTTHLFQQLSDTVEIITQRPHNRVVSLSCEPTIAMKWLIPRLTSFYQQYPEITVHLIAAGGPIDFNKAGVDLALRRNDFTWDDNIYAKKICAEWMGIIKKNDSQPYHEMNLLVPASRPNVWRTWQARSGINLQHNKQINFEHFYLCLQAALAGQGVAIASFLMVADEMNTQQLMAPEGFIEDGSAYYLLSPKEIKADTPAAIFMEWLETNVNQSLLLTQQSA, from the coding sequence ATGAAACTGCCTCCATTAACATCGTTACGGTTTTTTGATGTTGCTGCACGCTATGAAAGTATTATTAAAGCCGCGCAAGAGCTGCATGTAACGCACAGTGCAATTAGCCGCCAGATAAAATTACTTGAGGAGCATCTTGGGGTTTTACTGTTTGAACGACGTAACCGAGCTATCTTTTTAACAGAAGAAGGTAAATTGTTATTTCAAACGACGACGCATTTATTCCAACAACTTTCTGATACCGTCGAAATAATTACTCAGCGTCCTCATAACCGAGTTGTTAGTTTATCGTGTGAGCCGACCATCGCTATGAAATGGCTGATCCCTCGTTTAACCAGTTTTTATCAGCAATATCCTGAAATTACCGTGCATTTAATCGCCGCTGGTGGTCCGATTGATTTTAATAAGGCGGGAGTTGATCTTGCTCTTCGCCGTAATGATTTCACGTGGGATGACAATATTTATGCGAAGAAAATATGCGCGGAATGGATGGGTATCATCAAGAAAAATGATAGCCAGCCTTATCATGAGATGAACTTGCTTGTACCGGCCTCACGGCCAAATGTTTGGCGTACATGGCAAGCCCGTAGTGGCATTAATTTACAACATAATAAACAAATTAATTTCGAACATTTCTACCTGTGTTTGCAGGCTGCATTAGCAGGACAGGGTGTTGCTATCGCATCGTTCCTAATGGTTGCTGATGAAATGAACACACAACAATTAATGGCTCCAGAAGGTTTTATTGAAGATGGTTCGGCATATTACTTGCTTTCACCTAAAGAAATAAAAGCAGACACCCCAGCAGCTATTTTTATGGAATGGTTGGAAACAAACGTGAATCAAAGCCTATTGTTGACTCAGCAATCGGCATAA
- the ddlA gene encoding D-alanine--D-alanine ligase: MSKIRVGVIFGGKSTEHEVSLQSAKNIINGLDRSKFDVCLIGINKEGQWHEYDEANFLLHGDDPAHIALNTPKRSIAVVPGKQSEQFISLEDAKPLPQIDVIFPIVHGNLGEDGSLQGLLRMVNLPFVGPGVLGSSACMDKDVTKRLLRDAGLHIAPFITLLKSSRGEISYAATVEKLGLPLFIKPANQGSSVGISKVNNESEFNVALDFAFLFDVKVLIESAVKGREIECAVLGNEHPLASPCGEIVLHDSFYAYHTKYIDENGASVVAPADLEQDVSEKIRTIALEAYQALNCSGMSRVDVFLTEKNDVVINEINTLPGFTNISMYPKLWQQGGMTYQELISRLIELGIEKFQQTAALKTACDDI; the protein is encoded by the coding sequence ATGAGCAAAATTCGGGTTGGTGTCATTTTTGGTGGTAAATCCACTGAGCATGAAGTTTCGTTGCAATCAGCTAAAAATATTATTAATGGATTAGATCGTAGTAAGTTTGATGTTTGTCTCATCGGTATCAATAAAGAAGGGCAATGGCATGAGTATGATGAAGCAAACTTCCTGTTACATGGCGATGATCCCGCTCATATCGCGTTAAATACTCCAAAGCGCAGCATTGCCGTTGTTCCGGGCAAACAAAGTGAACAATTCATTTCTCTAGAAGATGCTAAACCTCTCCCGCAAATTGATGTTATTTTCCCAATTGTCCACGGTAATTTAGGTGAAGATGGCTCTTTACAAGGTTTACTGCGTATGGTGAATCTGCCGTTTGTTGGACCGGGTGTTCTAGGCTCATCAGCTTGCATGGATAAAGATGTCACCAAACGCCTTTTAAGGGATGCAGGGCTGCACATTGCACCATTTATTACGCTGCTGAAAAGCAGTCGTGGTGAAATAAGCTATGCTGCAACGGTTGAGAAACTGGGCTTACCATTATTTATTAAACCAGCTAACCAAGGTTCATCGGTTGGGATCAGTAAAGTTAATAATGAAAGCGAGTTTAACGTGGCATTAGATTTTGCATTCTTATTCGACGTAAAAGTGCTGATTGAAAGCGCAGTAAAAGGGCGTGAAATCGAGTGTGCTGTTCTTGGAAATGAACATCCATTAGCTAGCCCATGCGGTGAAATCGTACTGCATGACAGCTTCTATGCATATCACACTAAATACATTGATGAAAATGGCGCGTCTGTTGTTGCTCCAGCGGATTTAGAGCAAGATGTGAGTGAAAAGATCCGTACAATTGCGCTTGAAGCTTATCAAGCTTTAAACTGCAGCGGTATGTCTCGTGTTGATGTATTTTTAACTGAAAAAAATGATGTTGTGATTAATGAAATCAACACATTACCGGGGTTCACTAATATCAGTATGTACCCGAAACTGTGGCAACAAGGCGGTATGACTTATCAAGAATTGATCAGTCGTTTAATTGAACTTGGGATTGAAAAATTCCAGCAAACAGCCGCATTAAAAACAGCCTGTGATGACATTTAA
- a CDS encoding GNAT family N-acetyltransferase → MNIPLYYLRHYQSIEKTFWTSICEHSIQIAQHTICYLTPLNSPAFNFIYLQPDSTHHAFMQAYNLFVSQKKNHTLVIPEEMLPKVVKDIEALNYKRDSVTTAMALTLSQQKEVDLPDNQVDIVLANHDLSLWAKPLVSAFYLSEEHDTVIQEYVRYHEDALQQGAPQFHFVLLVNGEPATSMTVTIEGELARFDDIGTEPKFQGKGYASQLIDYALAFCRQQRVEHCFLDASEAGFDLYKKFGFEPLFRYINYVWCNKNVVN, encoded by the coding sequence ATGAATATACCGCTCTACTATTTACGACATTACCAATCGATCGAAAAGACGTTTTGGACTTCGATTTGTGAGCACAGTATCCAGATTGCACAACATACAATTTGTTATTTAACGCCATTAAATTCCCCGGCGTTCAATTTTATCTATCTGCAACCCGACTCTACTCATCATGCTTTTATGCAAGCATACAACCTGTTCGTATCGCAGAAAAAGAACCACACTTTGGTGATCCCCGAAGAGATGCTGCCAAAAGTCGTCAAAGATATTGAAGCACTTAACTATAAACGTGACAGCGTCACGACAGCCATGGCGCTAACTTTGTCGCAGCAAAAAGAAGTTGATTTGCCTGATAATCAGGTAGATATCGTGCTCGCAAACCATGATTTATCCCTTTGGGCTAAACCATTAGTTTCTGCGTTCTATCTTTCAGAAGAACACGATACGGTGATCCAAGAGTATGTTCGCTACCATGAAGATGCCCTGCAGCAAGGCGCACCACAGTTCCATTTCGTCTTATTGGTCAATGGAGAACCCGCAACATCCATGACAGTGACCATTGAAGGAGAATTGGCGCGTTTCGACGATATCGGTACTGAACCTAAGTTTCAGGGTAAAGGTTATGCTTCTCAGCTTATTGATTATGCTCTCGCATTTTGTCGTCAACAACGAGTCGAACATTGCTTCTTAGATGCTTCAGAAGCAGGCTTTGATTTATATAAAAAATTTGGATTTGAGCCGTTATTCCGTTACATCAATTATGTTTGGTGTAATAAAAACGTTGTGAATTAA